tggtgctgggaGAGCTGGGAGTGTAATGACCCCTGAGCTTTGTAGACATCCTTCCTGCCCAAGCCCCACACAATGCTTACTCTTCAATAGGTGGCTTGAGAGTTCTCCTAGCCCCACTCTGGACCAAGGGATAGGCTTGGGTGGATCCATGGAGTTGCCCAGGAGCTGTACCAGAGAATCGTGGAGGAACTGATTTAAGCCTGGTGTGTCAGCGCTTGGGTCTTGGAGGTGGGTAGGTATTGGTGGACCGGGAAGGGAGCTCTGGGAAAAGATTGCATTTGGATCAGATAAGGGAACAGGAGGCATTCAAAGGAGTATTTCTTGTGTGGAAGACTCCAGGTGAAGTGCTTCATGATGAcgctcttccctccccctcccactccatgAGGCCCCAGACAGGTTCTATCCGGTATTTTCACTCTCAGCCTTTATTGAAGCAGTGATAGATCAGTTACAGATGTGTGGCCTCAGGTACTCCGCACTATGGCCCACCCACAGCCTTGTCTCCCAGTGCAGCGCCAGACTTCCACCCCTTCCCCATACCCATCGTAAATAATTTCGGAGATGCCTCCAATCCCGTTCCCATCAGCTTTAACCCCTGAAGAAGCTGGATGATTTCCATCCTTCTGAGGCGGTGACAACTCTTTTTAAGGCTTTCCTTAAACTCCTTGAATCGGAGAAATCACTTTTCTCAATAGTACAACCTCTGGTGGCTGAAGAAACACACAGTGAAAGTCATCTTTTTttgaagcagaaacaaaacaaaacaaaacaaaacaaacaagggaaTCTTGTCTTCCTAGCCACAGACTCTGTCTGGTAAGGTCCTGTCTCCTAGGAGAAACTCAGGGAGACCTTCCCGCTCTGTCTGAACAGGAGCACGGTGTCACCTACAACACTGAGAGCTGGAAGCTGATGACCGTAGAGAGCCGTGAAGCAAACAATGTGAGACAGGACCCAGTGCTGCCCCAGAACAGGTCCTGAGGGTGAGCAGATAGGAGTGCATGGGACGATGCaagcagagcacagagcacatgTCTCCACGTGCTCCTCTAAACCACAGCTCTCCTCGAATTATAAGTACCCCAAGGGACTCTTCATCCCAGAAGAGGCCCCAAGGTTATAGCAACCCGAAACAGGCTTGGACgggctttcctttttccatcaGAGTCACTCACCAGTCTATTTGAGCTGTCACTGACCTGCCCCGCATGGACTCTGGGCATACTTAGAAAAGGTTCAGAAGAGGCCGCAGACAGAGGCCCCCTGATGTACCTTTGAATtgaccctccacccccccccccttactttCTACTCCCCATCCTCCAACCCTGCTAACGAGGGTTTCTTCTAGCTTTGAGATGACCTCAAAGGATAACTGTATGGCTTGACTCTCCCATCTTAGAGGAGGCAAGTAGTGTTCAGACAAAGCCCTCTGCTTCAGTGAACCCCTGGCTGCATTCTAAGCAAATAGAGTCCGTCTTGGGTTCCCCTAAAAGCAAAAGGCTACTTACTCGCAGCTTTGTGCAGATTTCTGAAAGGAGTTTCACGTTCTCATTAGGCTTTGGTATGTGTGGGTCCTGCAAGTTGTATTTATCAGACAATTCCTTCAGGGCAGAGTTGAAGTCCTTTGTCAACTTTCTATAGCTGAGCCCCTGAAACAAGGTTAgaagcattggggggggggggtagcaggTGTACACAGAAGGATGCTAGCAGATGCCCCTCTTCACCCACCCCTGCTCACCCTGGTCTGATGGAGCCCTGGACCAAAGACCCTATTCTGATTCTCCCATGGGAGGCTTTTGGACCCTTCAGGCTATGCAGTGGATGCAATAGATGCTTTCATCTCCTCTTGCATCTGGGGGCTTTGTTGGGGTGGTGGCCAGAGAGCCTGGCAAAGTCGGGCACCTGACCACTGGTTTATCTACTGACTGGGCCAGGGGTTTGGTTCTCAAATCCTTGGCATTTCTCATTCATATCTCCACTGTTTGCTGACTGAGGCAaatccctctcttccccttcagcTATGGCCAGGAAGGCCACAGAAGTGAAACTCTTGTTATCTCACTGGTGCTCTGAGTCTACTGAAGTACCTCTGCAAAcgagagaaacccagtcttgaaggGGCCACAGGCGTGTGTGGACAGTAAAGGAAAGTCAGGCTTATATGGTATGTCTTCTTGTCAGCAGACAGACAGTTCTTGTTGAAACTCAGCACAAAGAGCCATGTGATTTTTTCTGGGAAGTCATGGTGGCTACCTTCTTTGGGGGAACAATGGCTTTCTGACCCCCAGAGCACAAAAGCCAGAAACAGTCTTAGAGGTGACTCAGGAAgtctgagcttggcttgcttcaTGGCGTTTTCAGTGGAAGgcacctgtatgtatgtgtgtacacacacacacacacacacacacacacacacacacacacacacacgagtataggaagcagggttggggatttagctcagtggtagagctccctGGCACACAGGGAGCAGTGGGCAATCACTGCATCCTAGCACCTGTGAGGGCCTTAAACTGCAGCCAGTCAGCTTCCCCAGGCCACCTGGAAGAAGGCTGGTCCACTGCCCAACCCCCAGCTTTGGGAACGCACTCACCCTTCCTGATGATCTTCAGGAAGGACTCGGGGTAATAAATGGGGGAAACCTTCTACCTGGTTGTCAAAGAAAGATAGAGGATAACTACATTTCTCAGCCCCAAGGCCATGGATTTTAATGGAAAATTCCCATGAGAATCAAagtttaatggaaaaataaaaaccagttaAGAAAAGTAccacctgggctggagagatggctcagccgttaaaggctaggctcacaaccaaaaatataagaaaagtgCCACCTTTGAGCTATGTCCCAACATACACCATACTGACATTCTGACTGATAAAGATTAAGATCACCCATTTGGGGGAAAGTTGGGTAAATATGCTGAGTTCTGACCCCTgtggtttagtttctttttctccgAACAATTAGTCTATTTGCTGATTTACTTTAAGAGTTGTTGAGGCCCCAAGTGTGAGAGCAGAATAGTGATACAGGGTCTGTGACCTCAAACAGGACAGTAGTTTTGCTGAATGCTAGGATTCACTTGTTTAGATGCTTGTCCACCAACCCCAGAAGTCCCTTAGTTCCTAGAAAGGATGACACCCCTTCTCTGGGCCAGGTCTGTGAACTGGTTACTTCAACTTCCTGGTGAACCTAGAGTCCTTTCTCTGGGGCAGATGCTCTCGAGCACCCCAGAAGTTCCACCAAGGCATGTGAGAACCCGCATCCAGGCCGATGCTGGACCCAGACCTTGATCTCACCTCCCTTTGGCCATGACAGCATTGGCCCTCATCAATACCATATCCCAATAGTTCCCCCACTCCACCTATGCCCAAATTTCTCCCCTCTTCAAAATAAACCAGATAACTGtacaaataaaagttttaataatttattactCTGGTAAGACATTCTCAATAAATAGAGttgcaaaattaaataaataaataaataaatattttttaaaaaaatataaatatataaataaatattactggTCCCTATCAGTAGAAAATATCTCTCGTTTTTCTTCCGCTGTCCAGGCTGAGTCAGCGTTTTCAGAGGGCTATACTGCCCCCCCACTGTGGCTGTACCTCCGTTTGTTGGTCCCTTTAAGGCAGAAATCCTGAGTTCCTGGCTCATTTTGCAGGCACAAAAGCAGCAGTCTGAGAAGGTGGATCCAGAGCTGGCCTGGACCTCCTCATTTTCGGACTGTTTTTTCGCATTCTAAGGGGATACCAGTCAGAAAGGTTTTAAGGCTGTCTATGAAATCCGCAAAGGTGGTGACTTGTAATTCACAGTCAGATTCCTgaagggaatgaaaaaaaaaaaacaacagcactTGAGTCCAGGTAAGTGGGCCACACAGGGAAGGAACTGTGTATTTTTCTTGCTGCTGAGAACTCAGAGGCCAGAAGCCCATTTGTAAGGATCAGGTGACGCTGTATCTGCCCCTGTGCTGCCTGAGGCATGCACGGCTCCGCCAATGGCACCCGGGGACTGTACCCCAACAGAAGGACTGTCTCAGGTCTTCAGATTAGTCGGGCTGCCTCTTTGGTTCCCACTGAGAGGCAAGCAACCAGCCTGAGGCATCTCCTCACCTCTAAAAAGGCACAAGGCTCACTGTCTTTGATGAGGGAAGGAAATAGGAATGTTTGGGGTGTCTGCCCATTCTAGGAGCCTCCTCCTTGTATCCATGGAATACAGGCATCCTTACAGGAAAGTCCTGCCAGGAAGTGGCACCTGGGTGCTGGCTCTTGGCTCTTCTGGGCTTGGGCAGGCCCTGAGCTTCCTTGGGTTTGCCTCACCTCTGACCTCATGACTGACAATGGCATGTGTGACCTGGGCAGATGGCTCCTCCTGGGGAGAGCAGTGGGCTCTCTGCTGTTCCTCAGCTTAGCGTCTAGGGATGAATAGGAGCTATGGCCTGCTCTTAAGAGGCTCCTATGAAACATCTAATGACACAGAAACCACTTACTGGGGCCCTGAACAGCTACAGCCAGAAGTCTCTCCTTACTGGCTATACCCTCCCAAACTAGGACCCCGGGACCCCTGATGCTGTGTACTCACCGAGGTTGGGGGGCAGTACGTCTGGTAGTAGCTGGCTGTCATGTTCAAGGCGCCCTTGAGTTTGACAAAATTGCCCCGTAGACCCTGCTCGAATATCTTCAGGCGGGTCTGCACACATGTTAGCCTCTGTGGGAAGCATCCATTTGTTGATAAGCAAAAGCCAAGTGTCCATAGAATGAATACAAGTTAacttctccccactcccttctgCTCTCACCAAGTGGCACAGGCTGGGGCTAGTCATAACACTGTCCTGACCActgcccttctccctccctggcCCAGGCCACCCTAAGCTAGCACAGCCACATTTATAGCCTGGTACCATAAGAGGTTCTCAGTTCCAAgtgctgctcccctccccccaattttGTAAACAAAGGCTACTTGCTGCCATTCTAGAAGAAGGAGATGGCCAGAGCTCAAACCTCTGTGTGGGGAAGCAGTATTCCAGAAACCCCTCTGCGCCCCTGTATAATCAACACCCCCTCTCCATGGTCACAGGGCACAGAGTGAACTCGAAGGCAGCCAGGCCAACTCATAAAGTGACTCTCACGCTCCCATCAATCCCCTGAAGACCTCTGACCTTTGAAAGCTAGCTCTGCCCAAACTTATTGCTCACTTGATAAAAAGAATGCACATGACTGCCACAGGGGCATGGAGGGCTATGGATGATAAAAGAGTGCACGTGACTGCTACAGAGGAATGACTATGGAGATCTTGGCTACCCAGATTTTGCCCCCTCCCGCTGGCAGCCACTGGCAGGGAAGAGGGTGGAAAGCCTTGCAAGAGGCTATTTAAAGCAGCCCTGCAGGACAACCCAAGAAGCTACACCAAAAGAGAAGACCAAAAGAGAAGCAGCTTACCTTGAAGGAGAACTCGTTAGAGACAACTTCTACCTCTTCGTTCTGTAAAAAGGAAGTGCCGTGTTACCAAGCTGAAAGGCAGGGCAAGACAAGGGCCAATGGGTGACCTGGGAacaacccaaccctctccctcacTCACCAATGTGACAGGCGTGCCATCCAGGAGGTTCAGGGCTTCTTTGATGGCCTCTACATGCTTCCAAGGCCGGGTGACAGTGATGGGTGAGCGGGTGGGTGCTGAGAGGCTGTAGACCACAATGCCCAGGAAAAGTAAATTCTGCAGCCACATCCTCCTCAGGACCTTAGCCTTTCTCTCTGAGTACTGGGCTCACTGCAAAAGAGCTCTTATATACACAGTTAGAGGAAATGATTAATGGTGACCACAGAACTCCAGGGGGGCGGGGGAACTACCTGAGTTGTGGAATCTCCTGGCCCTTATCAGCTTATACATGGGGCCAGTGAGCCTTCCcctaggttgtcaggcttggggGTTTTCATTAATAAGCCCTTCCAAGAACTGGCAGCCCACCTGCGGGCTGCTTTAAAGGCCTCTCCCACCCTGCCTGGGCAGTTTGACCCAGCCTCTGGCTAGCCTCTCCTTTTTGAGGGGCCTCTAGGCATATTTGGATTTCCTGGCCTGGAGTGGCTGGGGCGGGGTTTGGGAGCTACTGAGTGGGGCTCTTGCTTCCATAGCACCTGCTGTTCCTGGAGGCCTTTGGGCAAGCTGTACTTACTCTGGTGGCTCattccagccccagccctggcccGTTCTCTTTCCAGCTGCCTTCTGAGATGTGCACTTCTCACAGGTCCACCTCACTATCTAATTAGACAAGGTCCAGCCCAATGGCACAATTCTATAATGGTCTCCACAGACTCCCACTGAGGAAACAGAGTCATGGGCAAATTCTGCCCAGCCAAGCCCCACCCCTACCACCTTGGGAGCAGTGAGAATGGCAGCAACAGGTATGGAAGCCAGGCGGACTACACCATGTTCTCTTAT
This sequence is a window from Mus pahari chromosome 14, PAHARI_EIJ_v1.1, whole genome shotgun sequence. Protein-coding genes within it:
- the Csf2 gene encoding granulocyte-macrophage colony-stimulating factor; this translates as MWLQNLLFLGIVVYSLSAPTRSPITVTRPWKHVEAIKEALNLLDGTPVTLNEEVEVVSNEFSFKRLTCVQTRLKIFEQGLRGNFVKLKGALNMTASYYQTYCPPTSESDCELQVTTFADFIDSLKTFLTGIPLECEKTVRK